The Sebastes umbrosus isolate fSebUmb1 chromosome 4, fSebUmb1.pri, whole genome shotgun sequence genome has a window encoding:
- the LOC119486492 gene encoding histone H1-like translates to MAEVAPVQAAPAAKAAKKKVSRPKKTGPSVRDLIVKAVAASKERSGVSLAAVKKALAAGGYDVDKNKARVKTNIKTLVANGTLVQLKGTGASGSFKVSKQAAEKPKPAKKAAPKAKKPAAKKPAAAKKPKTAKKPVAAKKSPKKAKKPAAAKKAVKSPKKPAKSPKKATKAPKVTKSPKKVVKKAPAVKKAPAKKVAKPKAKKAAPKKK, encoded by the coding sequence ATGGCAGAAGTAGCTCCAGTTCAAGCCGCCCCGGCGGCCAAAGCAGCCAAGAAGAAGGTCTCTAGACCGAAGAAGACTGGCCCCAGCGTCAGAGACCTCATCGTTAAAGCTGTGGCCGCATCCAAGGAGCGGAGCGGCGTGTCTCTGGCCGCCGTCAAGAAGGCTCTGGCTGCCGGAGGCTACGATGTGGACAAGAACAAGGCCCGCGTCAAGACCAACATCAAGACCCTGGTGGCTAATGGGACTCTGGTCCAGCTCAAGGGGACCGGGGCCTCCGGCTCCTTCAAGGTCAGCAAGCAGGCTGCAGAGAAGCCGAAGCCAGCCAAGAAAGCCGCTCCTAAAGCCAAGAAGCCCGCAGCCAAGAAACCCGCAGCGGCCAAAAAGCCCAAGACGGCAAAGAAGCCGGTAGCCGCGAAGAAATCCCCGAAGAAGGCAAAGAAACCCGCAGCGGCCAAGAAAGCAGTCAAGAGCCCCAAGAAACCAGCTAAGAGCCCCAAGAAGGCGACTAAGGCTCCCAAGGTGACCAAGAGTCCCAAGAAGGTGGTCAAAAAGGCCCCTGCAGTCAAGAAAGCTCCCGCTAAGAAGGTTGCCAAACCCAAAGCCAAGAAAGCAGCACCCAAGAAGAAGTGA
- the LOC119486464 gene encoding myosin heavy chain, striated muscle-like, with translation MTAYIDFECKEFEMRDFFLTTLEQTCRVQLNDSEAKITPSTSEGRILLEVQQDELGNFFDCLPEQQDNNWGQEKNLLQREISGLKAQLAKAQAKRDPSPARDKSLKSELDKLSWTLNNAQKDLSRKAGIIKNQDFQLKKIGLMLNNAQQDLSKKDTIIKSQDFQLKKVGLMMNNAPKDLSEKDGIIKSQNFLLVKLKGEIKALRKELEEKESVILAERKMLAVARTNMEWEMEGLLQTEREDRQEHLNKTKADLQKTKEDLQKTKEDLQKTKDEAKPHQAQLNEQRAEIEKLTADLKKSEDLLKTEKQFFQTRIVTIREETDKFMSDCLPAMEELRADKSQIMAALKYSEEELKSVHDMWREDKSSHLAELEKSQRSHLVQLNKQDEVHKNTMADLKKNFEDQLASDRLLWQQEKISLLEETEKTSSSFAAQLHEDKSSHLAELETSQRSHLAQLKMQDEEHKTIVADLKTKFEDQLASDRLLWQQEKTSLLEETVKTSSSFAAQLHEQKQSNNTLVAALEKAEQQIESHRIECQESSLLQAKATESVQQTLQEKEQEWTTTESSLRSQLADLENQIARKKNRTKWYKIF, from the exons ATGACGGCATACATTGACTTCGAGTGCAAGGAGTTTGAAATGAGGGATTTCTTTCTCACTACCCTGGAACAAACATGCAGGGTTCAACTGAACGACAGCGAGGCGAAGATCACCCCCAGTACATCTGAGGGGAGAATCCTCCTGGAGGTCCAACAGGACGAACTGGGCAATTTCTTTGATTGTCTTCCTGAACAGCAGGACAACAACTGGGGTCAAGAGAAGAACCTGTTGCAGAGGGAGATATCTGGCCTGAAAGCCCAGCTCGCTAAGGCTCAGGCTAAACGTGATCCCTCTCCGGCCAGGGATAAGTCCCTGAAATCCGAGTTGGATAAGCTCAGCTGGACGCTGAACAATGCTCAAAAAGACCTGAGCAGGAAGGCTGGCATCATCAAGAACCAGGACTTCCAGTTGAAGAAGATCGGCTTGATGCTGAACAACGCTCAACAAGACCTGAGCAAGAAGGACACAATCATTAAGAGCCAGGACTTCCAGCTGAAGAAGGTCGGCTTGATGATGAACAATGCTCCAAAAGACCTGAGCGAGAAAGACGGCATCATCAAGAGCCAAAACTTCCTGTTGGTGAAGTTGAAGGGGGAGATTAAGGCACTTCGAAAGGAATTGGAGGAAAAGGAGTCTGTGATCCTCGCTGAAAGGAAGATGCTCGCTGTGGCTAGAACAAACATGGAGTGGGAGATGGAGGGCTTGCTCCAGACTGAGAGGGAAGACCGACAAGAACACCTGAACAAGACAAAGGCGGACCTCCAAAAGACAAAGGAGGACCTCCAAAAGACAAAGGAGGACCTCCAAAAGACGAAGGATGAGGCGAAGCCCCATCAAGCCCAGCTGAacgagcagagagcagagatagAGAAGCTCACAGCagatctgaaaaagtcagaagatCTGCTGAAGACTGAGAAACAATTCTTTCAGACGAGGATTGTCACCATCCGGGAGGAGACAGACAAATTCATGTCCGACTGTCTGCCTGCAATGGAAGAACTCAGAGCCGATAAGAGTCAGATCATGGCTGCTCTAAAGTATTCTGAGGAGGAGCTGAAGTCTGTACATGACATGTGGCGGGAGGACAAGTCTTCCCACTTGGCAGAGCTGGAAAAATCCCAGCGCTCCCATCTTGTCCAGCTGAATAAGCAGGACGAGGTGCACAAGAACACCATGGCTGATCTGAAGAAAAACTTTGAAGATCAGCTAGCTAGTGACCGTCTCCTCTGGCAGCAGGAAAAAATCTCTCTGCTGGAGGAGACTGAGAAAACCAGCTCCTCCTTTGCTGCTCAGCTACACGAGGACAAGTCTTCCCACTTGGCAGAGCTGGAAACATCCCAGCGCTCCCATCTTGCCCAGCTGAAGATGCAAGACGAGGAGCACAAGACCATCGTGGCTGATCTGAAGACAAAGTTTGAAGATCAGCTAGCGAGTGACCGTCTCCTCTGGCAGCAGGAAAAAACCTCCCTGCTGGAGGAGACTGTGAAAACCAGCTCCTCCTTTGCTGCTCAGCTGCACGAGCAAAAACAGAGCAACAACACCCTCGTGGCTGCTCTGGAGAAGGCTGAGCAGCAGATAGAGAGCCATCGCATCGAGTGCCAGGAGTCATCCCTCCTTCAGGCCAag GCCACCGAAAGCGTCCAGCAGACTCTGCAGGAGAAAGAACAGGAGTGGACGACCACTGAGAGCTCCCTGAGGTCCCAGCTGGCGGATCTTGAGAACCAGATCGCCAGAAAAAAGAACAGGACCAAGTGGTATAAGATCTTCTGA
- the LOC119486516 gene encoding histone H2B-like: protein MPDVPSVKAPKKGSKKAVTKTASKTGKKRRKSRKESYAIYVYKVMKQVHPDTGISSKAMGIMNSFVGDIFERIAGEASRLAHYNKRSTITSREIQTAVRLLLPGELAKHAVSEGTKAVTKYTSSK from the coding sequence ATGCCGGACGTCCCCTCAGTCAAAGCGCCCAAGAAGGGCTCAAAGAAAGCCGTCACCAAGACCGCCAGCAAGACCGgcaagaagaggagaaagtcCAGGAAGGAGAGCTACGCCATCTACGTGTACAAGGTGATGAAGCAGGTCCACCCAGACACCGGCATCTCCTCCAAAGCCATGGGCATCATGAACTCCTTTGTGGGCGACATCTTTGAGCGCATCGCCGGTGAGGCCTCCCGTCTGGCTCACTACAACAAGCGCTCCACCATCACTTCCAGGGAGATCCAGACCGCTGTCCGCCTGCTGCTGCCCGGTGAGCTGGCAAAGCACGCCGTGTCCGAGGGAACCAAGGCTGTGACCAAGTACACCAGCTCCAAGTAA